A genomic window from Microcoleus sp. bin38.metabat.b11b12b14.051 includes:
- a CDS encoding EAL domain-containing response regulator, which yields MLKILVIEDDELIRETLLQLLESHSYRAIAAENGRFGVQMALSEIPDLILCDVQMPELDGYDVLRTLRQNSLAATIPFIFLTAQSAKTDFRRGMELGADDYLTKPFTKDELLGAIASRVSKRQTITQPLTIALHQAEARLKDLANDSTKVCVLSPEKLALEALLRRALAQGEFQVYYQPQVNIATGQVIGAEALVRWQNPDRGIISPGEFIPLAEETGLIIQIGEWVLLSACAQAASWLAAGFSPFTISVNLSARQLSDPELKARILQILETTGLEPANLELEMTESALVENATVAGATLNQLKALGIRIAIDDFGTGYATLGYLKQFAFDSLKIDRIFVRNANEDAQNAAITTAVILLGHSLNMTVIAEGVETEAELAFLKQHNCDIMQGYLFSRPEPAPTIENMLVADQRLFAQPLAAPGRATPFAPVSEPEKSKNLSMSSLGIV from the coding sequence ATGCTCAAAATTTTAGTCATAGAAGACGACGAATTAATCCGGGAAACTCTTCTGCAACTCCTGGAATCTCACAGCTACCGGGCCATCGCGGCCGAAAACGGTCGATTTGGGGTGCAGATGGCACTTTCGGAGATCCCGGATTTAATTTTGTGCGACGTGCAGATGCCGGAACTCGACGGCTACGACGTGTTGCGGACGCTGCGACAGAACTCCCTAGCCGCAACAATTCCATTTATTTTCCTCACGGCTCAAAGTGCCAAAACCGATTTTCGTCGGGGGATGGAATTGGGGGCCGACGATTACCTGACAAAGCCGTTTACTAAGGATGAATTGCTAGGAGCCATTGCTTCTCGCGTCTCGAAACGGCAAACTATTACTCAGCCCCTGACAATCGCGCTTCACCAAGCAGAAGCCAGACTCAAAGATTTAGCCAACGACTCGACCAAAGTTTGTGTCCTCTCCCCTGAAAAGCTCGCTCTGGAAGCTCTGCTGCGCCGTGCTTTGGCACAAGGTGAGTTTCAGGTATACTATCAGCCGCAGGTGAATATTGCTACCGGACAAGTTATCGGCGCTGAAGCTTTGGTGCGGTGGCAAAATCCCGATCGAGGTATAATTTCTCCGGGCGAATTTATTCCCTTAGCAGAAGAAACAGGTTTAATTATTCAGATTGGCGAGTGGGTGCTGCTCTCAGCTTGCGCCCAAGCCGCGAGTTGGCTGGCGGCGGGATTCTCGCCTTTTACAATATCAGTAAATTTGTCGGCCAGGCAGTTGTCCGACCCAGAACTCAAGGCGCGAATCCTCCAAATATTAGAAACCACAGGCTTAGAGCCAGCTAATTTAGAATTAGAAATGACCGAAAGCGCTCTGGTGGAAAACGCGACAGTCGCAGGCGCAACTTTAAACCAACTCAAAGCTTTAGGAATTCGGATTGCGATCGACGACTTCGGCACTGGTTACGCTACTTTAGGATATCTCAAGCAATTTGCTTTTGACAGCTTAAAGATCGATCGCATTTTTGTTCGCAATGCCAACGAAGACGCTCAAAATGCTGCTATTACCACAGCAGTAATTTTACTCGGTCACAGCTTGAACATGACAGTAATTGCTGAGGGAGTAGAAACAGAAGCAGAACTAGCTTTCCTGAAACAGCACAACTGCGATATCATGCAGGGGTATCTGTTCAGTCGCCCCGAACCCGCACCGACAATTGAAAATATGTTGGTTGCCGACCAACGTTTGTTCGCGCAGCCCCTGGCAGCACCTGGTCGTGCTACCCCTTTTGCACCTGTGTCCGAACCGGAAAAATCAAAAAATCTTTCCATGTCAAGTCTGGGAATAGTGTAA
- a CDS encoding response regulator: MERILVVDDEADCQTVLAMYLESQGYRVECANSGVEALSIFENAPPDLVISDVMMPEMDGFEFCRRLRTTRLGQLVPFIFLSGQGEIESKVEGHAIGADDYLVKPFQSEEILAKVKAQLERSHRIHAEIVRLLQTSNARAVEPKTIAVLPNPAPLPLTPAEERVFWEVIQGYTNKQISDRLFISPRTVQAHLGSIFSKLQLENRAQLVRFALERGYKVPQT; this comes from the coding sequence ATGGAAAGAATATTAGTAGTTGACGACGAAGCAGACTGTCAAACAGTCTTAGCAATGTACCTGGAAAGCCAAGGATACCGGGTTGAATGCGCTAATTCAGGAGTTGAGGCGCTCTCAATTTTTGAGAACGCACCCCCTGATTTGGTGATTTCAGATGTAATGATGCCAGAAATGGACGGGTTTGAGTTTTGCCGCCGCTTGCGAACAACCCGTTTGGGACAGTTAGTCCCGTTTATATTTTTATCTGGTCAAGGCGAGATTGAGTCAAAAGTTGAAGGTCACGCGATCGGCGCTGACGATTATCTGGTAAAACCTTTTCAGTCTGAAGAAATCTTGGCTAAGGTCAAAGCGCAGTTAGAGCGCTCCCACCGCATTCACGCCGAGATTGTCCGACTGCTGCAAACTTCTAACGCTCGGGCGGTGGAGCCAAAAACTATCGCAGTATTGCCGAATCCAGCACCTTTACCGCTAACACCAGCCGAGGAAAGGGTGTTTTGGGAAGTGATTCAAGGTTATACTAACAAACAAATTAGCGATCGGCTGTTTATTAGCCCCCGCACCGTGCAAGCTCATCTAGGCAGCATCTTCAGCAAATTACAGTTAGAAAATCGCGCCCAGCTTGTGAGATTTGCCCTAGAAAGGGGATACAAAGTACCTCAAACTTAG
- a CDS encoding pentapeptide repeat-containing protein → MKLKILASVTATVAVLAPFLLAAPVKAQNPDQVRQLLETKECEGCDLRNADLFKASLYRANLKGADLSGANLYEANLLEADLSGANLANANLVNAEMYGADLDSANLRNADLSNAFLGRANLTRADLRGAKLFNANLGESYLLQANLSNADLRRSLLFRVNLNRANLSGADLSFADVRDTNLQNAILSNTRLPKSQLTGSNIDAASNVRQADLERANLRGTNLGPVVCVTTSFPYCVLNLE, encoded by the coding sequence GTGAAACTTAAAATCTTGGCAAGTGTAACGGCAACTGTAGCAGTTTTAGCGCCGTTTTTGCTGGCAGCCCCCGTCAAAGCTCAAAATCCAGATCAGGTGCGACAATTGCTAGAAACTAAGGAGTGCGAGGGCTGCGATTTGAGAAATGCTGATTTGTTTAAGGCGAGTTTGTACAGAGCTAATTTAAAAGGTGCTGATTTAAGCGGTGCTAATCTCTACGAAGCTAATTTGCTAGAGGCTGATTTAAGTGGTGCTAATTTGGCGAATGCTAACTTAGTTAATGCGGAGATGTACGGGGCTGATTTGGACAGCGCTAATTTGCGAAATGCGGATTTATCTAATGCTTTTTTGGGACGGGCAAATTTGACGAGAGCTGATTTGCGCGGTGCTAAACTTTTTAATGCTAATTTGGGCGAGTCTTATTTGCTGCAAGCTAATTTGTCGAATGCAGATTTGCGACGTTCGCTACTGTTTAGAGTGAATTTGAATCGCGCGAATTTAAGCGGGGCAGATTTGTCTTTTGCTGACGTGCGCGATACTAATTTGCAGAATGCTATTCTGTCAAATACCAGGCTTCCTAAAAGTCAATTGACTGGGAGTAATATCGATGCTGCTAGTAACGTGCGGCAGGCTGATTTGGAACGTGCCAACTTGCGCGGTACGAATTTGGGGCCGGTGGTTTGCGTCACGACGAGTTTTCCTTATTGTGTTTTGAATTTGGAGTAA
- a CDS encoding phosphoglycerate kinase — MTKKTVANLSASDLSGKRVLVRADFNVPLDNGSITDDTRIRAALPTIQDLASKGAKVILCSHFGRPKGVTEKLRLTPVAKRLSELLGKEVKKTDDCIGDEVAATVAAMADGDVVLLENVRFYPEEEANDPEFAKKLASVADLYVNDAFGTAHRAHASTEGVTKYLSPSVAGFLMEKELQYLGSAIDNPQRPLAAIIGGSKVSSKIGVIEKLLEKCDKLLLGGGMVFTFYKARGLNVGKSLVEDDKLELAKSLEAKAKERGVTFLLPTDVVVADKFAADANIQIVPVENIPEGWMGLDIGPDSVKTFQDALADCKTVIWNGPMGVFEMEKFAAGTEGIAHSLAGITKTGTTTIIGGGDSVAAVEQLNLGPEMSHISTGGGASLELLEGKELPGVAALDEA, encoded by the coding sequence GTGACAAAAAAAACTGTAGCAAATTTATCGGCATCGGACTTATCGGGCAAACGGGTATTGGTGCGGGCGGACTTTAATGTGCCGCTCGACAACGGCAGTATCACCGATGATACTCGCATCCGGGCTGCTCTGCCGACTATTCAGGATTTAGCGTCGAAGGGCGCTAAGGTCATTTTGTGCAGTCACTTCGGGCGTCCGAAGGGTGTGACTGAGAAGTTGCGCTTGACTCCGGTTGCTAAGCGGCTGTCGGAATTGTTGGGGAAGGAAGTCAAAAAGACTGATGACTGCATCGGCGATGAAGTTGCTGCTACTGTGGCGGCGATGGCTGATGGCGATGTGGTGTTGCTCGAAAATGTCCGCTTCTACCCTGAAGAGGAAGCAAATGACCCGGAATTTGCCAAGAAGTTAGCTTCTGTTGCTGATTTGTATGTGAATGATGCTTTTGGTACTGCTCACCGGGCTCACGCTTCGACTGAGGGTGTGACTAAGTATCTGAGCCCTTCTGTGGCTGGGTTTTTGATGGAGAAGGAATTGCAATATCTCGGTAGTGCGATCGACAATCCTCAACGTCCCTTAGCTGCTATCATTGGCGGTTCCAAGGTTTCCAGCAAGATTGGAGTCATCGAAAAACTGCTCGAAAAGTGCGACAAATTGTTGCTGGGCGGCGGCATGGTGTTCACTTTCTACAAAGCTCGCGGTTTGAACGTTGGCAAGTCTTTGGTGGAAGATGACAAGTTGGAACTGGCGAAGTCTTTGGAAGCTAAGGCGAAGGAACGGGGAGTTACTTTTCTGTTACCGACTGATGTGGTAGTTGCTGACAAGTTTGCTGCTGATGCCAACATTCAAATTGTCCCCGTTGAAAACATTCCCGAGGGTTGGATGGGTTTGGACATCGGCCCGGATTCTGTGAAAACTTTCCAAGATGCTTTGGCCGATTGCAAAACCGTAATCTGGAACGGGCCGATGGGCGTGTTTGAGATGGAGAAGTTTGCTGCGGGAACCGAAGGAATTGCTCATTCTTTGGCTGGAATTACTAAGACTGGTACTACCACAATTATCGGTGGTGGTGACTCGGTGGCGGCGGTAGAACAGTTGAACTTGGGCCCAGAAATGAGCCACATTTCTACTGGTGGCGGCGCTAGTTTGGAACTGCTCGAAGGTAAAGAGTTGCCTGGTGTTGCGGCTTTAGATGAAGCTTAA
- a CDS encoding universal stress protein, which translates to MFKTVLFPVDQSREAREAAEKVVNIVKTYGSRLVILSVVEPPAEEGEAPREVMSSPEAVAKLLSEAQSMFSQQGIEAEIIEREGKPAFTICDVADEVGADLIVMGCRGMGLTDDGASDSVTSRVINLSPCAVLIVP; encoded by the coding sequence ATGTTCAAGACTGTCTTATTTCCTGTAGATCAAAGCCGAGAAGCCCGCGAAGCGGCGGAAAAGGTTGTCAATATTGTGAAAACCTACGGCTCTCGTTTAGTTATTCTGTCGGTAGTCGAACCTCCAGCCGAGGAGGGCGAGGCACCGCGAGAGGTGATGAGTTCCCCCGAAGCAGTCGCCAAACTGCTGTCTGAGGCCCAGTCGATGTTTTCCCAGCAGGGAATTGAAGCTGAAATTATCGAACGAGAAGGCAAACCTGCTTTCACGATTTGTGATGTGGCTGACGAAGTTGGGGCAGATTTGATTGTGATGGGCTGTCGGGGGATGGGTTTAACTGACGATGGGGCGTCTGACAGCGTTACCAGTCGGGTAATCAATCTGTCTCCTTGTGCAGTTTTGATTGTGCCTTAA